A single genomic interval of Hyphomicrobium methylovorum harbors:
- the argC gene encoding N-acetyl-gamma-glutamyl-phosphate reductase — protein sequence MAATKNDRSQKAKAATVFIDGEAGTTGLEIRERLSHLDAIDVKSIDPALRKDRGARQELMRAADLVVLCLPDDAAREAVALADELGADAPKIVDASTAHRVSSGWVYGFAEMAADQADKIRNAARVANPGCYPTGGIALLRPLVDAGIMPKDYPVTINAVSGYSGGGRTMIEAYEAGTAPPFDLYGLSLEHKHIPELQTYTGLTRRPIFVPSVGNFRKGMLVSVPLHLDTLNGAPSVAEIEGVLAKYYDGADLVRVVRADKAPLSRLDAEALNGTDQLELFVTGKPEHGQAVLIARLDNLGKGAAGAAVQNIKLMLGLT from the coding sequence ATGGCTGCAACGAAAAACGATCGGTCCCAAAAGGCGAAGGCAGCGACTGTCTTCATCGATGGCGAAGCGGGAACGACGGGACTCGAAATCCGCGAGCGCTTGTCACACCTCGATGCGATCGATGTGAAAAGCATCGATCCGGCCCTTCGCAAGGATCGCGGCGCGCGTCAGGAGTTGATGCGCGCTGCCGACCTCGTCGTGCTCTGTCTCCCGGATGATGCAGCTCGGGAAGCCGTGGCGTTAGCCGACGAACTCGGCGCTGACGCCCCAAAGATCGTGGACGCATCAACCGCGCACCGCGTCAGTTCTGGCTGGGTCTATGGCTTCGCCGAAATGGCAGCGGATCAGGCGGACAAAATCCGCAACGCCGCACGAGTCGCCAATCCCGGCTGCTACCCGACAGGCGGCATCGCGCTTCTGCGCCCGCTCGTCGACGCTGGCATCATGCCGAAGGATTATCCCGTCACCATCAATGCGGTCTCGGGCTATTCGGGCGGCGGCCGTACCATGATTGAAGCATACGAAGCCGGAACAGCTCCGCCCTTCGACCTCTACGGCCTGAGCCTGGAGCACAAGCACATTCCCGAGTTGCAAACCTACACGGGTTTGACGCGGCGGCCGATCTTCGTGCCGAGCGTCGGCAACTTCCGCAAGGGCATGCTCGTCTCGGTTCCGCTGCATCTCGATACGCTGAACGGCGCACCGTCCGTTGCAGAGATCGAAGGCGTGCTCGCAAAGTACTACGACGGCGCTGACCTCGTCCGCGTCGTCCGTGCGGACAAGGCCCCGCTTTCACGGCTCGACGCCGAAGCGCTCAACGGAACCGACCAGCTTGAGCTGTTCGTAACAGGCAAACCCGAGCATGGTCAGGCCGTTCTGATCGCGCGCCTCGATAACCTCGGCAAAGGCGCAGCAGGTGCCGCCGTGCAGAATATCAAACTGATGCTGGGTCTTACCTGA
- a CDS encoding glycosyltransferase family 4 protein, translating to MGGLFRHVLDLAAAQAERGHDVGIFADSTAENALTRSKFAAIAPLLTLGVERVPMSRKPGIGDISAAAKVRRHAQKLNVDVLHGHGAKGGAYARLAGASLWLRGRDVKSFYTPHGGTLNHKPGSLEQRGLFFAERVLEYVTDGMIFESAYAANLYRQKVNSSGAPERIIPNGLKLADFKQITPMRDATDLLFVGELRDLKGVDLLLAALADLSPQNLTATIVGSGPDGDKLKAMATELGLDGRVRFTGALPAYDAFALGRIMVVPSRAESFPYIVLEAAAAGLPLIATNVGGIPEIVAGTDTALVAPDNVPALTAALREILATPELARAKSARLRDAIARKFTVAAMTTGVLNFYTSPTPQD from the coding sequence GTGGGCGGCTTGTTTCGCCACGTTCTCGACCTGGCAGCAGCCCAAGCCGAACGCGGGCATGATGTCGGCATCTTTGCTGACAGCACCGCCGAGAACGCGCTGACGCGGTCTAAATTCGCAGCGATTGCGCCTCTACTGACTCTCGGTGTCGAGCGCGTGCCTATGAGCCGTAAGCCCGGCATTGGCGATATTTCGGCGGCGGCAAAAGTTCGCCGCCACGCGCAAAAACTCAACGTCGACGTGTTGCACGGACATGGCGCGAAGGGCGGGGCTTATGCGCGCCTCGCCGGAGCGAGCCTTTGGCTTCGCGGTCGCGACGTCAAATCGTTCTATACGCCCCACGGTGGCACACTCAATCACAAGCCCGGTTCGCTGGAGCAGCGCGGACTGTTCTTCGCAGAACGCGTACTAGAATACGTCACCGACGGGATGATTTTCGAAAGCGCGTATGCCGCCAATCTCTATCGCCAGAAGGTGAACTCCAGTGGTGCACCCGAGCGCATCATTCCAAACGGCCTGAAGCTCGCCGACTTCAAACAGATCACACCGATGCGCGACGCGACGGACCTCCTGTTCGTCGGCGAACTCCGTGATCTCAAAGGCGTCGATCTGCTGCTCGCAGCCCTCGCGGACCTGTCGCCCCAAAATCTAACAGCGACGATCGTCGGATCGGGGCCGGATGGCGACAAGCTCAAGGCAATGGCGACCGAGTTAGGCCTGGACGGACGCGTCCGCTTCACCGGAGCACTTCCGGCTTATGACGCCTTCGCTCTCGGGCGCATCATGGTTGTGCCATCGCGGGCCGAAAGTTTTCCATACATCGTCCTAGAAGCCGCCGCCGCTGGGCTACCGCTGATCGCGACCAACGTCGGTGGCATACCCGAGATTGTTGCAGGCACGGATACGGCTCTAGTCGCTCCGGATAATGTCCCTGCACTGACGGCCGCGCTCCGTGAAATTCTCGCCACCCCGGAACTGGCACGCGCCAAAAGCGCACGCCTGCGCGACGCAATCGCCAGGAAATTCACGGTCGCAGCTATGACGACAGGCGTTCTCAACTTCTACACGTCGCCGACACCTCAAGATTAG
- a CDS encoding COX15/CtaA family protein, producing MTMAPTIDQQRTRNADREGVQRAVSLWLWFVAALVVAMIIVGGATRLTESGLSITEWQPLLGAIPPLDESHWIEAFEKYKLIPQYHIMNHGMTLEEFKFIYWWEWSHRFLGRFIGLAFALPLLAFWVTGSLKRGSGVKFLGVLALGGLQGVIGWYMVKSGLVDRIDVSQYRLALHLTTAFLILGLLVWLALEEWPNTSAPTGEAASLTVRRMATFLLVIVIAQVVLGAFVAGLKAGFIYNTWPTMNGQWVPSDYWTTPWYLSFFESHAASQFNHRMLAYLVGIAALVEVWLVWGRRFDRRIQTTAIALAVVVFAQMGLGIATLLTHVQLDVALLHQAGGAIVLTLAVLHLYVVRHRGTSQIAAGQLR from the coding sequence ATGACGATGGCTCCGACGATAGATCAGCAGCGAACGAGGAACGCGGACCGCGAGGGCGTTCAGCGCGCCGTCTCGTTGTGGCTCTGGTTCGTCGCGGCGCTCGTGGTGGCGATGATTATCGTCGGCGGTGCGACGCGCCTGACAGAAAGCGGTCTCTCCATTACCGAATGGCAGCCGCTGCTGGGTGCGATTCCTCCCCTCGATGAGAGCCATTGGATCGAGGCGTTCGAGAAGTACAAGCTGATCCCGCAGTACCACATCATGAACCACGGGATGACGCTTGAAGAGTTCAAGTTCATCTACTGGTGGGAGTGGAGCCACCGTTTTCTCGGGCGCTTCATCGGCCTCGCGTTTGCGCTGCCGCTGCTCGCATTCTGGGTAACGGGTTCGCTCAAGCGCGGAAGCGGCGTGAAGTTTCTGGGCGTGCTTGCGCTCGGGGGGCTTCAGGGCGTGATCGGTTGGTACATGGTGAAGTCTGGACTCGTCGATCGTATCGACGTCAGCCAGTATCGCCTCGCGCTGCATCTCACCACGGCGTTTCTGATCCTCGGACTTCTCGTCTGGTTAGCCCTTGAGGAATGGCCGAATACGTCTGCGCCAACGGGTGAAGCTGCCAGCCTAACGGTTCGGCGCATGGCGACGTTTCTTCTCGTGATCGTCATTGCGCAGGTTGTGCTTGGGGCATTCGTTGCCGGTTTGAAGGCTGGCTTTATCTACAATACGTGGCCGACGATGAATGGTCAGTGGGTGCCGAGCGACTACTGGACGACGCCTTGGTATCTCAGTTTCTTCGAGAGCCACGCGGCGTCGCAGTTCAATCACCGGATGTTGGCATATCTCGTCGGGATCGCAGCTCTGGTGGAAGTTTGGCTTGTCTGGGGACGCCGCTTCGATCGGCGGATCCAAACGACGGCAATCGCACTCGCCGTTGTCGTGTTTGCACAGATGGGACTGGGCATCGCAACGCTGCTCACGCACGTGCAACTCGACGTCGCGTTGCTGCATCAGGCAGGTGGCGCGATCGTGCTGACGCTGGCGGTGCTGCACCTCTACGTGGTGCGCCACCGCGGTACGTCGCAGATCGCGGCCGGTCAGCTCAGGTAA
- a CDS encoding undecaprenyl-phosphate glucose phosphotransferase, protein MALSHSMLTSTVINFADAKLAHRAARRPKLIDDRRTAAQSTMSPVVVRGSIRAIEFLTVALLGLAIAQLYVDTGVLQNTTYPLATALVGAATVFGFGMLNLYSLHALSAYVRNMPTVMLGWTTAFAALVAGVFFLKIGQDVSRVWLLTWFASGALALIAIRVAAGCFVKAAARSGRLCQRAAIYGTGPVAQALIDDLEADPNSIVRIAGVFDDRGDARAPSEISGYPNLGGVDDLIRMSRAKTLDLVIVSLPLAAEARLSNLATRLSVLPAAIKMPARAAGIRFSPHTYSHVGSVAMIDLFDKPISDWNSVSKWLFDKIVGTVALALFAPLMLIIALAVKLESRGPVLFRQKRYGFNNELIEVLKFRSMYTDRCDATASKLVTKNDPRVTRVGRFIRKTSLDELPQLINVLCGSLSLVGPRPHAVKAKAGDQLYDEVVDGYFARHKVKPGITGWAQINGWRGETDTEEKIEKRVEHDLYYIENWSVFLDLSILLKTPIALLKTENAY, encoded by the coding sequence ATGGCACTTTCGCACTCCATGCTCACCTCGACGGTCATCAACTTCGCCGACGCGAAATTGGCACACCGTGCCGCGCGTCGTCCGAAACTGATCGACGATCGCCGCACGGCCGCTCAGAGCACGATGTCGCCGGTTGTCGTCCGCGGCAGCATTCGCGCCATCGAGTTCCTGACCGTAGCTCTCCTTGGCCTCGCCATCGCCCAGCTCTACGTTGACACCGGCGTCCTGCAGAACACCACCTACCCGCTCGCGACGGCCCTGGTTGGCGCAGCGACCGTGTTCGGCTTCGGCATGCTCAATCTCTACAGCCTGCACGCGCTCTCGGCTTATGTCCGCAACATGCCGACCGTGATGCTCGGCTGGACGACGGCGTTCGCCGCTCTGGTTGCTGGCGTGTTCTTCTTAAAGATCGGACAGGATGTCTCTCGCGTTTGGCTGCTCACCTGGTTTGCTTCGGGTGCGCTCGCATTGATCGCCATCCGCGTCGCCGCTGGGTGCTTCGTGAAAGCGGCCGCCCGGTCCGGCCGTCTCTGCCAGCGCGCCGCCATCTACGGCACGGGGCCCGTAGCCCAGGCGCTCATCGATGATCTGGAAGCCGATCCGAATTCGATCGTCCGCATCGCTGGCGTCTTTGACGACCGTGGCGACGCACGCGCACCGTCGGAGATTTCTGGCTATCCCAATCTCGGCGGTGTCGACGACCTGATCCGCATGAGCCGCGCAAAAACGCTCGATCTCGTGATCGTGTCTCTTCCGCTCGCTGCCGAAGCTCGCCTCTCGAACCTGGCGACCCGTCTTTCGGTTCTTCCGGCCGCGATCAAGATGCCCGCTCGTGCCGCTGGGATCCGCTTTTCTCCGCACACCTATTCGCATGTCGGCTCGGTCGCGATGATCGACCTGTTCGACAAGCCGATCTCGGATTGGAACTCCGTATCGAAATGGCTCTTCGACAAGATCGTCGGAACCGTGGCCCTCGCGCTTTTCGCGCCGCTGATGCTCATCATCGCGCTTGCCGTAAAGCTGGAAAGCCGCGGACCGGTGCTCTTCCGCCAGAAGCGCTACGGCTTCAACAACGAGCTGATCGAAGTGCTGAAGTTCCGCTCGATGTACACCGACCGTTGCGACGCCACCGCTTCCAAGCTGGTGACGAAGAACGATCCGCGCGTCACGCGCGTCGGCCGCTTCATCCGCAAAACGAGCCTCGACGAGCTTCCCCAGCTCATCAACGTCCTCTGCGGATCGCTGTCGCTGGTCGGCCCGCGTCCCCACGCCGTCAAAGCAAAAGCTGGCGATCAGCTTTATGACGAGGTCGTCGACGGCTACTTCGCACGTCACAAGGTGAAGCCGGGCATTACCGGTTGGGCACAGATCAACGGCTGGCGCGGCGAGACCGATACCGAGGAGAAGATCGAAAAGCGCGTCGAGCACGATCTCTACTACATCGAGAACTGGAGTGTGTTCCTTGACCTCTCCATCCTTCTCAAGACGCCGATTGCCCTGCTGAAAACGGAAAACGCGTACTGA
- a CDS encoding polysaccharide deacetylase family protein, translated as MSRQTTEILKAALSALHRSGMARMARPFTSGDGVILMLHHVTPEPARAFDPNRSLKVTPEFLDTVIQEVRAQGFEIISLDDVPSRLKDRGDGDKPFAVFTLDDGYKDNRDFAYPVFKRHGVPFTIYVPSTYADGEGDLWWLMLETALQRLEAVTVALDGDERAYSLANDREKTAAFHDIYWSLRKMPERDARAVVNGLAAQAGIDGHALCRDLIMSWDEIRALARDPLVCIGAHTCNHMALAKLPDEEARQEMAESIARIERELGRPCRHFSYPYGDEGSAAEREFEIARELGVETAVTTRKGLLYAPHADALTALPRLSLNGHYQDVRYLSALLSGLPFALRDGVKSVLTPVKAGARKLSGRDAATRPASASTR; from the coding sequence ATGAGCCGACAAACGACGGAAATTCTGAAAGCGGCGCTTTCGGCATTGCATCGCTCCGGCATGGCGCGGATGGCACGGCCGTTTACGTCAGGCGACGGCGTGATTTTGATGCTTCATCACGTGACGCCCGAACCCGCTCGCGCGTTCGATCCAAACCGGAGTTTGAAAGTCACTCCGGAGTTTCTCGATACCGTCATTCAGGAAGTCCGCGCGCAAGGTTTCGAGATCATCTCGCTTGACGATGTTCCCTCACGTCTCAAAGACCGTGGTGACGGTGATAAGCCGTTCGCGGTCTTCACGCTGGACGACGGCTATAAGGACAATCGCGATTTTGCCTATCCCGTTTTCAAACGGCACGGCGTTCCGTTCACGATCTACGTTCCGTCGACGTACGCGGACGGCGAGGGCGATCTCTGGTGGTTGATGCTGGAAACAGCGCTGCAGCGGCTCGAGGCGGTGACTGTCGCGCTTGATGGAGACGAGCGCGCGTATTCATTGGCGAATGATCGCGAGAAGACGGCTGCATTTCACGACATCTACTGGTCTCTGCGGAAAATGCCGGAACGTGACGCGCGCGCTGTCGTGAACGGTCTGGCTGCTCAGGCTGGAATCGATGGCCATGCGCTTTGCCGTGACTTGATTATGAGTTGGGACGAAATCCGGGCGCTGGCTCGCGATCCGCTCGTTTGCATCGGTGCGCATACGTGCAATCACATGGCGCTGGCGAAATTGCCGGATGAAGAAGCCCGCCAGGAAATGGCTGAGAGCATCGCGCGCATCGAGCGTGAACTCGGGCGTCCATGCCGGCATTTCAGTTATCCGTATGGTGACGAGGGAAGTGCGGCCGAACGGGAGTTTGAGATTGCGCGCGAGCTTGGCGTCGAGACGGCGGTGACGACGCGCAAAGGTCTCCTGTACGCGCCGCATGCAGATGCACTAACGGCATTGCCGCGGCTTTCGCTGAACGGGCATTATCAGGATGTGCGCTATCTCAGCGCGCTGCTTTCAGGGCTGCCGTTTGCGCTTCGGGATGGGGTGAAGTCTGTTCTCACTCCAGTGAAAGCCGGAGCGAGAAAGCTGAGTGGGCGTGATGCCGCTACGCGCCCGGCTTCTGCATCCACCAGATGA
- a CDS encoding polysaccharide biosynthesis/export family protein gives MPSRVVFVLALAAPLLTGGCASLGVYTSDEFVAERAAGPNADGYPVPVTLASADAVAWGPPLVMPAPVVHAEIVADNDGPYLLDTGDRLRVFIYGQPNLSRLYTVDHEGKIAVPLIGSVRARGLTTNALQSAIRSRLGQEYVKDPQVTIDIQQNRPFFILGEVKNAGQFPYVSGMTVETAVAIGGGYTERASERSFRISRNVGGVLQQIEVPGAAAVRPGDTVYVFERFF, from the coding sequence ATGCCGTCTCGCGTGGTTTTCGTATTGGCCCTCGCCGCTCCGCTTCTTACAGGCGGGTGCGCCAGCCTGGGTGTCTACACATCTGACGAATTTGTTGCCGAGCGCGCCGCCGGGCCGAACGCCGATGGCTATCCCGTGCCCGTCACGCTTGCCTCCGCTGACGCTGTCGCGTGGGGCCCGCCGCTGGTGATGCCGGCTCCTGTCGTTCACGCTGAAATCGTTGCAGACAATGATGGCCCCTACCTTCTCGACACCGGCGATCGGCTCCGCGTCTTCATATACGGGCAGCCGAACCTCTCGCGGCTTTACACAGTCGACCACGAGGGCAAAATCGCGGTCCCGCTCATCGGCAGCGTTCGGGCACGCGGCCTGACGACCAACGCCCTTCAGTCCGCGATCCGCTCGCGGCTTGGCCAGGAATACGTGAAGGACCCCCAGGTCACGATCGACATTCAGCAGAACCGACCATTCTTTATCCTCGGTGAAGTGAAAAACGCCGGACAGTTCCCTTACGTTTCCGGCATGACGGTCGAAACCGCCGTGGCCATCGGAGGCGGATACACCGAGCGCGCAAGCGAACGCAGCTTCCGGATTTCACGAAATGTTGGCGGCGTACTCCAGCAGATCGAGGTTCCCGGCGCTGCAGCCGTTCGGCCCGGCGACACGGTTTACGTGTTCGAGAGATTTTTCTGA
- a CDS encoding GumC family protein: protein MSAVVDALRRAVPRLLLLCFLVGGLTYAVASLMAPRYQSEAELAIVARGASGSFSDARNQGSGPDLITTRMDKEAINTHVRAMQSTDLLEKIATDLKLEERPEFNSALGPVDTIDSLLRMIGIGAPRSGETARDRVLNALRERLEIYTAKESRFIGVRMTATDPEIAARIANALAESYRASLAKQGVAEVDDLQGVLTSKIGKLASEVAAAETAVDRFRGKIDGFRGGAQNTGLNEQQMSELTAELTKTKAARGEAEARAASAREMMTNGSADALPDVQKSPLIQNLVQQRVGIERQISELSATLLSGHPRMRQLKADLAGLNVQVRNEVSKIVDSLDKEAKVARGREASIEQSLADIKARVVSNAPEEAQLRQLETTAKAKRAELENLQGQLEANRKKLDARAQPVEAQIISNAQAESVPVFPKKGRMAALAAAAALMFGVAWTVTKALFVEARRAESGQNPRRKKLPRARAGAETRRVRTEPVLDEGIVAASEPDLPLLPEAEAAVVSEPAMEPQPEAEPVAVIPVPIIEAADVTTVASLLIERRPESGGYRTIITGATEAIDPSKDAIALAKAMAQAGGQVILLDWSPAGEGIVEVSGPGSGPGINDLMRGEVSFEAIIQRLTGTSVHAIATGTALGADFGALASEQMNLVLDALDEAYDHIIVVGRHRGEARRLFEVIEGRFDAGVTVLGNAGEATVDGTASAGLADVRVPGTFLGFDVQGIELIDLAGANEEVAKDRSRIDRIMRPRGDDIARSA, encoded by the coding sequence ATGTCCGCGGTGGTTGACGCGCTTCGTCGCGCCGTGCCGCGTTTGTTGTTGCTCTGCTTTCTCGTAGGCGGGCTGACGTATGCCGTCGCGTCGCTGATGGCGCCGCGGTATCAGAGCGAAGCTGAGCTTGCCATTGTCGCGCGCGGCGCTTCCGGCTCGTTCTCCGATGCCCGCAACCAGGGCTCCGGTCCGGATCTCATCACGACGCGGATGGACAAGGAAGCGATCAATACGCATGTGCGCGCAATGCAGTCTACGGATCTTCTTGAGAAGATCGCGACAGATCTGAAGCTTGAAGAGCGGCCTGAGTTCAATAGCGCGCTCGGGCCGGTTGATACGATCGACAGCCTCTTACGTATGATCGGGATCGGTGCGCCGCGCTCTGGTGAGACGGCGCGCGATCGCGTTTTGAATGCGCTGCGCGAGCGGCTGGAAATCTACACCGCGAAGGAAAGCCGTTTCATCGGCGTCCGCATGACGGCAACGGACCCTGAGATTGCTGCGCGGATTGCAAATGCGCTTGCGGAGTCCTATCGCGCGTCTCTCGCTAAACAGGGCGTTGCGGAAGTCGACGATCTGCAGGGCGTTCTGACATCGAAAATCGGAAAGCTTGCGAGCGAAGTTGCGGCGGCTGAGACGGCTGTCGACCGGTTTCGCGGTAAAATCGATGGCTTTCGTGGCGGCGCTCAGAATACCGGTCTCAACGAACAGCAGATGTCGGAGCTGACGGCCGAACTGACGAAGACCAAAGCAGCGCGCGGGGAAGCCGAAGCGCGTGCGGCATCGGCGCGCGAAATGATGACGAACGGTTCGGCGGACGCGCTTCCCGATGTGCAGAAGTCTCCGCTCATTCAAAACCTCGTACAGCAACGCGTCGGGATTGAGCGACAGATTTCCGAGCTTTCGGCGACGCTGCTTTCAGGCCATCCGCGTATGCGGCAGCTGAAAGCGGATCTCGCGGGTCTCAACGTTCAGGTTCGAAACGAGGTATCGAAGATCGTCGATAGCCTAGACAAGGAAGCCAAAGTTGCGCGTGGGCGCGAGGCCAGCATTGAGCAGAGCCTCGCCGACATCAAGGCACGTGTGGTCAGCAATGCGCCGGAAGAAGCGCAATTGCGACAGCTTGAGACGACCGCCAAGGCGAAACGCGCAGAGCTTGAAAATTTGCAAGGGCAACTTGAGGCGAACCGCAAGAAGCTCGATGCGCGTGCGCAGCCCGTCGAAGCGCAGATCATTTCAAACGCGCAAGCGGAAAGCGTTCCTGTGTTCCCGAAGAAGGGACGCATGGCGGCACTGGCGGCTGCTGCTGCGTTGATGTTTGGCGTTGCCTGGACGGTGACGAAAGCTCTTTTTGTCGAAGCGCGACGCGCCGAGTCTGGACAAAATCCCCGGCGCAAGAAATTGCCGCGCGCTCGTGCTGGCGCAGAGACTCGACGTGTGCGGACCGAACCCGTTCTGGACGAGGGCATCGTCGCTGCTTCGGAGCCTGATCTTCCGTTATTGCCGGAGGCGGAAGCCGCGGTTGTGTCCGAACCGGCGATGGAACCACAACCAGAGGCAGAGCCTGTCGCCGTTATCCCCGTGCCGATTATCGAGGCGGCCGACGTTACGACTGTCGCATCGCTGCTCATCGAGCGGCGGCCAGAATCCGGCGGATATCGCACGATCATTACGGGTGCAACTGAAGCGATTGATCCCTCGAAGGACGCGATCGCGCTTGCGAAAGCAATGGCGCAGGCTGGCGGACAGGTCATCTTGCTCGATTGGAGCCCGGCAGGTGAGGGCATCGTCGAGGTCTCGGGTCCGGGCTCTGGTCCCGGTATCAATGATCTCATGCGCGGCGAGGTGAGCTTCGAAGCGATCATTCAGCGGCTAACGGGAACGAGCGTGCACGCCATTGCGACGGGCACCGCCCTTGGCGCCGATTTTGGTGCGCTTGCCAGCGAGCAGATGAATCTCGTGCTCGACGCGCTTGATGAAGCCTACGATCATATCATCGTTGTCGGACGGCATCGTGGGGAAGCGCGTCGGTTGTTCGAAGTCATCGAAGGCCGCTTCGATGCGGGCGTTACCGTATTGGGGAATGCTGGAGAGGCGACGGTGGATGGAACGGCTTCCGCGGGCCTGGCGGACGTGCGCGTGCCCGGGACATTCCTCGGTTTTGACGTTCAAGGCATCGAGCTCATTGATCTCGCAGGCGCTAACGAAGAAGTTGCGAAAGACCGTTCACGGATAGATCGGATCATGCGCCCTCGTGGAGACGATATCGCGCGTTCGGCTTGA
- a CDS encoding O-antigen ligase family protein translates to MMSSAALAPDTAYIDFGRARTNGYVHRIALACVWLTIALSSIVFSEPAPVDALTLGLMILLPVVGLTQSKPLLWAGFAILLVITASGFLSAIPARDSALATSYMIVSLYLVGAAFLFASFVAKRPEAHMPLILNAFLIAGVIAALCGIVGYLDLLPGAYDRFTRYDRASGPFKDPNVFGPFLIAPLLTALHLWLVRPLHRGIMPIVAAAILAAGILFSFSRGAWAAAAIAVSLYVYFYTITVRTNRERVKLGALILFGAMALVMLLAVALQSNAIASLLEQRTALTQSYDVGPNGRFGGQMKAVGLILENPFGIGSQVFARFYHHEEVHNVYLSMFLNAGWIGGLLFLLVAVATIVVGFRHALLRGRETPLFLIVYAALVGNLCEGVLIDSDHWRHIYLLLGLVWGMMAADRPTTRRPSIVSA, encoded by the coding sequence ATGATGTCGTCCGCCGCCCTGGCGCCAGACACCGCTTACATCGATTTCGGCCGTGCGCGCACGAACGGATACGTGCATCGCATTGCGTTGGCGTGCGTGTGGTTGACGATCGCGTTGAGCTCAATCGTGTTCAGCGAACCAGCGCCCGTCGACGCATTGACACTCGGCCTGATGATCTTGTTGCCCGTCGTAGGGCTGACGCAAAGCAAACCGTTGCTTTGGGCGGGATTTGCAATCCTGCTGGTCATCACGGCCTCCGGGTTCCTGAGCGCCATCCCCGCACGGGACAGCGCGCTTGCAACCTCATACATGATCGTAAGCCTTTATCTCGTCGGCGCCGCGTTCCTGTTCGCAAGCTTCGTGGCGAAGCGGCCCGAAGCGCACATGCCGCTTATTCTCAATGCGTTCCTGATCGCCGGTGTCATTGCAGCTCTATGCGGTATCGTCGGTTATCTCGATCTCTTGCCCGGCGCATACGATCGCTTTACCCGCTACGACCGCGCCTCCGGACCGTTCAAAGATCCGAACGTATTCGGGCCATTTTTGATCGCCCCGCTGTTGACCGCGTTGCATCTCTGGCTGGTTCGTCCGCTTCATCGCGGTATCATGCCGATCGTGGCGGCAGCCATACTCGCAGCGGGCATCCTGTTCAGCTTCTCGCGCGGTGCGTGGGCTGCGGCTGCAATCGCCGTCTCGCTCTACGTCTACTTCTATACGATCACGGTGCGGACGAACCGCGAGCGCGTCAAGCTCGGGGCACTCATCCTGTTTGGAGCGATGGCGTTGGTTATGCTCCTCGCAGTCGCCCTGCAATCGAACGCGATCGCCAGCTTGCTCGAGCAGCGTACCGCTCTGACGCAATCCTACGATGTGGGGCCAAACGGTCGCTTCGGCGGGCAGATGAAAGCCGTCGGGCTGATCCTGGAAAACCCATTCGGTATCGGCTCGCAGGTGTTCGCGCGCTTCTACCATCATGAGGAAGTCCACAACGTCTATCTCAGCATGTTCCTCAATGCCGGATGGATCGGAGGCCTCCTATTCCTGCTCGTCGCAGTCGCAACGATCGTTGTCGGGTTCCGTCATGCGCTCCTGCGGGGACGTGAAACGCCGCTCTTCCTGATCGTGTATGCGGCACTCGTCGGGAATCTCTGCGAAGGCGTTCTGATCGACAGCGATCACTGGCGCCATATCTATCTGCTGCTGGGTTTGGTGTGGGGCATGATGGCGGCGGACCGGCCCACAACGCGCCGTCCAAGCATCGTGTCCGCTTAA
- a CDS encoding DUF2842 domain-containing protein: MDMTLRTRKFIGTIALFALVTVYALIALAVAIVLQVHEANKLVELVYYVVAGLLWVLPAGVIIWWMQKPGA, translated from the coding sequence ATGGATATGACCCTGCGCACCCGCAAATTTATTGGAACGATCGCGCTTTTCGCGCTCGTCACCGTTTATGCGTTGATCGCGCTGGCGGTCGCTATCGTTCTGCAAGTGCACGAAGCGAATAAGCTTGTCGAACTGGTCTATTACGTCGTCGCCGGGCTTCTTTGGGTGCTTCCGGCAGGCGTCATCATCTGGTGGATGCAGAAGCCGGGCGCGTAG